The Primulina tabacum isolate GXHZ01 chromosome 16, ASM2559414v2, whole genome shotgun sequence genome window below encodes:
- the LOC142529173 gene encoding APO protein 1, chloroplastic: protein MLQQLSAVVYSPWIPLRKGASSRSMELKTYHFPIPRSSFLGIKVTQAYDNENATRRQIIIFCTDGRLTRGRKVNKLEASPQNVELPPILSRKKKKPYPIPITKIQQAARADKKLAEMGIEKPLGPPKNGLLVPELIPVAYEVVDAWKNLISGLAQLLHVVPVHACSECSDIHVALAGHNIQDCRGPASGSRKSFHSWVKGSINDVLLPIESYHMFDPFGRRIKHETRFSYDRIPAVIELCIQAGVELPDYPSRRRTRPIRMLGKKVIDMGGLIEEPELHSSHASGSLTMELDTYRIQDRYSPPAESDVPQIAQRTVKAYEKVKTGVTKLMKKYTVKACGYCSEVHVGPWGHNAKLCGEFKHQWRDGKHGWQDATVDEMFPPNYVWHVEDTKGPPLKNTLKRFYGKAPAVVEVCMQAGAQVPDKYRSMMRLDIVVPENMEARFVA from the exons ATGCTACAACAATTATCAGCAGTGGTTTACTCGCCGTGGATCCCACTGAGAAAGG GGGCTTCATCTCGGTCGATGGAACTTAAGACATATCATTTTCCAATTCCAAGATCTTCTTTCCTTGGGATAAAG GTCACCCAAGCTTACGACAATGAGAATGCTACAAGAAGACAAATAATCATCTTTTGTACAGACGGCAGGCTTACTCGTGGTCGCAAAGTGAATAAACTTGAGGCATCGCCACAGAATGTGGAACTTCCGCCAATACTTTCAAGGAAAAAGAAGAAGCCCTATCCCATACCCATAACGAAAATTCAGCAGGCTGCCAGGGCTGATAAGAAATTGGCAGAAATGGGAATTGAGAAGCCACTCGGGCCTCCAAAAAATGGACTACTTGTACCTGAGCTAATTCCTGTTGCATATGAAGTAGTTGATGCTTGGAAAAATTTAATTAGTGGACTTGCACAACTCTTGCATGTTGTTCCTGTTCATGCTTGTAG TGAGTGCTCAGACATCCATGTTGCCCTAGCTGGCCACAATATTCAAGACTGTCGTGGCCCGGCTAGTGGAAGCCGCAAAAGTTTCCATTCATGGGTGAAAGGTTCTATCAACGATGTGCTTCTCCCTATTGAGTCATACCATATGTTTGATCCTTTTGGCCGGCGCATAAAGCATGAGACTCGTTTTAGTTACGACAGAATTCCTGCTGTGATTGAACTTTGCATCCAAGCAGGTGTTGAATTGCCTGACTACCCCTCGCGAAGGAGGACAAGACCTATCCGAATGCTAGGTAAGAAAGTGATTGATATGGGTGGGTTGATTGAAGAGCCTGAACTCCATAGCTCTCATGCTTCCGGGTCATTGACTATGGAACTGGACACTTATCGGATCCAAGATCGATATTCTCCCCCCGCGGAATCAGATGTTCCTCAGATTGCCCAGCGGACTGTCAAAGCATACGAGAAAGTTAAGACGGGTGTAACAAAATTGATGAAAAAGTATACTGTGAAGGCATGTGGCTATTGCTCGGAGGTTCATGTGGGCCCCTGGGGCCACAATGCGAAGCTCTGTGGGGAATTCAAGCATCAGTGGAGAGACGGGAAACATGGTTGGCAAGATGCAACTGTAGATGAAATGTTTCCTCCCAATTATGTCTGGCATGTTGAAGATACAAAAGGACCGCCATTGAAAAACACCCTCAAGAGGTTCTACGGTAAGGCACCAGCCGTGGTTGAAGTGTGTATGCAAGCTGGCGCTCAAGTACCTGATAAGTACAGGTCGATGATGAGGCTTGATATCGTGGTGCCAGAAAATATGGAGGCTCGATTTGTGGCCTGA
- the LOC142528774 gene encoding LOW QUALITY PROTEIN: uncharacterized protein LOC142528774 (The sequence of the model RefSeq protein was modified relative to this genomic sequence to represent the inferred CDS: deleted 1 base in 1 codon), whose amino-acid sequence MPGNEFGDRVHNFFAQDNTFQVQPESLVVEGNWPVLSNNFWIGSQRQAEALHSNNKTYNIQDPDIDRGQESYPFHVTQGLNFAQSNVRADFSKSQSLNEQPNLNGYMFGNQFHLSRQNAANFLAVDTDSETHHVITSRGFSVHELQQGSGIENGAKTSLRSETSVPSVSLDLFGGQQQMSQHQSSMLLPVQHQHPGINNMQQQQQQLMIRKMQDLQRQQQFHPLEIRQQNHINQVPAFIKQASGSHSTPIDGNLVSDLQQYPWTTDVGTNWMNRGSLSMQGPQTGLVFPPNLGQTQHLVDLVSQPVDQSLYGIPVSGSRGLNANQYPHKVNDRSPILQMSTPSNTLQGNHNFFADQVGVNDDDSIARQKFQNENIIGHTSSQSLFTGPIDIGSLQQVNSIQRNAPQDFLGRQELTIRPETPSEKSMRPAVTSCDEVALDPAEEKILFGSDDNIFAAFGNAANMSGESGNLFDNGETLNGFPSIHSGSWSALMQSAVAETSSNDMVPQEEWSGLIFHNVNGSSANQSPSVHNNNVKRQSSLVDKTRMPSAPSPGSIPHSGDSNANNVTGFNLLGHRFLNEPGQRVPNEVPERIISLEEANKWSNYIPPQKSLAEDSQIYRDASQRSPEAGMSAMKISSPWVHQQSGSQQQSNGRNTPVAIPTAGDRGLNVHQAEKLSQNSKSNQLRVIQGEAVGGSLWKSNSVSRSATELGHAKPTIGNPETNKVTLSLNDAAPVANSYSVGVADETNPFFHDSHKINQWKNSNSSTIYQGGKDLGRTPHQAIEQNQGLDSFSCEKEEVPRREMENYDMKENSNDSHRSNLSGHTCGGFRETGSGPSDSKSLPPANQKSTNQLFRKVSVPRKFQYHPMANSDEDAEPSYHLKQSTNLQAMSQPNSYLDQSNFLLQYPINSKVNEKGQGQSSELQKHNKVTNEEPPHGGLPGYAPTMSVSYTRPFDSFSPNTVSSSGQNMLELLPKVDQSRGHDDTMHLSSEGKVSPQLPDAEKVDGTAGFFQQNQSSVYQGFGLQLGPPSLQRGQIPDHSASQKAQNTVSSVPISHATAEMGERGQRMVTTSTTQSLNFPNGEFQAEFKNNRPAVPPRHAGSNERLRNFQEAFSSGPPHVSQLQNQQVMRSSGKINMNQDVDSSFSSDVSNNIQRGSMEKVLPDTPGDIKKANVMSSRGMTQQAGPNDSVHERGPTSTASGRDPFHASQHFSMQGISHQGSPLNALHNLTTNVYTNQHSLGSQYQKASSQFPDITQPNTEGTKFCSPVSRQYECFKVRDLPSDLRSIYVNSSGIVDGEEQRSKESAGQSLSSVRVDPSNKNHSDDSPANLSSAQKNIEAFGRSLKPNSFSHQNHASQNQINALKDAGADPSCRVSKRMKGPDDCLDVDRVASTAGQQNDHGLVLGDSLGSSTGVPSDDLRMPRVLLSADALNINPSQQGNVAPQDILSRGANVSHSNSSTDYTTSVRAEYPEVSPQMAPSWFNQYGTFKNGQMLHSYNSHKLIPSKSGELGKSLSVMDTLGSEDKGTDAPTDACHVYTTHQTSTSTFVNVPLSSGRLYELNATDQNLVISRPKKRKTATSQLQPWHKEIADGSQNLSTLSVAETVWSQVANRVREKVDDDPELIEDGPPFLRSKRRLILTTQLMQQLFYPPPAGILSADASFKCVSVAYAVSRTMLGNVCSAVFCSSGLDLPRDGVELLSAKGKSSDRNVDQYSGKVMECLMGRLGKLENDFLRLEKSSSIFDVRMECQDLEKFSVINRLAEFHGRGQTDVSDTAPSHKPLPQRYVAAIPMPKSLPDRVQCLSL is encoded by the exons ATGCCTGGCAACGAATTTGGAGACAGGGTTCACAATTTTTTTGCGCAAGACAATACATTTCAGGTCCAGCCTGAATCACTAGTGGTCGAAGGGAATTGGCCAGTGTTGAGCAACAATTTTTGGATTGGCAGCCAGAGACAAGCTGAAGCACTACATTCGAATAACAAGACTTATAATATACAAGATCCAG ACATTGATAGAGGGCAAGAAAGCTACCCTTTCCATGTGACGCAGGGCTTGAACTTTGCTCAATCAAATGTGAGGGCTGATTTTAGTAAAAGTCAGTCCCTAAATGAGCAGCCAAATTTGAATGGCTACATGTTTGGAAATCAGTTTCACCTTTCTAGACAGAATGCAGCAAACTTTTTGGCAGTGGATACAGATTCTGAAACACATCATGTGATAACCTCAAGAGGATTTTCTGTTCATGAACTACAGCAAGGGAGTGGAATCGAAAATGGGGCAAAAACTTCGCTTAGGTCAGAAACATCTGTGCCTTCTGTAAGTTTGGATCTATTTGGTGGTCAGCAGCAGATGAGCCAACATCAATCAAGCATGTTACTGCCAGTACAGCACCAGCATCCTGGTATCAATAACATGCAGCAACAGCAACAACAGCTCATGATCAGGAAAATGCAAGATCTACAAAGGCAGCAACAATTCCATCCCCTTGAGATTAGGCAACAGAATCATATTAATCAGGTTCCGGCCTTTATTAAACAAGCATCTGGCAGCCACTCCACTCCTATTGATGGCAATCTAGTTTCTGATTTACAGCAGTATCCCTGGACAACTGACGTTGGTACAAACTGGATGAACCGTGGTTCTCTGTCCATGCAAGGACCTCAAACTGGACTAGTTTTCCCTCCGAACCTTGGCCAGACTCAGCATTTAGTGGATTTGGTGTCTCAACCTGTTGATCAATCACTTTATGGGATTCCTGTTTCTGGTTCAAGGGGTTTGAATGCAAACCAATATCCTCACAAGGTGAATGATAGATCTCCAATTCTGCAAATGTCAACCCCTAGCAATACTCTTCAGGGTAATCATAACTTTTTTGCGGATCAGGTtggtgtaaatgatgatgattccATTGCGAGACAAAAATTTCAGAATGAAAATATCATTGGACATACTTCTAGTCAATCTTTATTTACTGGACCGATAGATATTGGCAGTCTGCAGCAAGTGAATTCCATCCAAAGAAATGCTCCTCAGGACTTTCTGGGGAGGCAGGAGCTAACGATTCGACCTGAGACCCCGAGTGAAAAATCTATGAGGCCAGCTGTTACATCCTGCGATGAGGTTGCCCTAGATCCAGCTGAAGAAAAGATTTTGTTTGGTTCAGATGATAACATATTTGCTGCCTTTGGTAATGCTGCTAACATGTCTGGAGAATCTGGCAATTTGTTTGACAATGGTGAAACTTTGAATGGTTTTCCTTCTATTCATAGTGGCAGCTGGAGTGCTCTTATGCAGTCAGCTGTTGCAGAAACTTCTAGCAATGATATGGTTCCCCAGGAGGAGTGGAGTGGTCTGATTTTCCACAATGTTAATGGTTCTTCAGCAAATCAGTCCCCTTCAGTTCACAACAACAATGTTAAACGACAATCATCTTTGGTTGATAAAACGCGAATGCCTTCAGCACCTAGTCCTGGATCTATTCCCCATTCTGGTGATAGCAATGCAAATAATGTCACAGGATTCAATCTCCTTGGACACAGGTTTCTGAATGAGCCTGGTCAAAGAGTGCCAAATGAGGTGCCTGAAAGAATTATTTCGTTGGAAGAAGCTAACAAATGGTCTAACTATATTCCACCACAAAAATCACTCGCTGAAGATAGTCAAATCTATAGAGATGCCTCTCAACGTTCTCCCGAAGCTGGGATGAGCGCTATGAAAATCTCCTCACCTTGGGTGCATCAACAGAGTGGTTCTCAACAACAATCAAACGGTAGGAATACTCCCGTAGCTATACCAACTGCAGGAGATAGAGGGTTAAATGTTCATCAGGCAGAGAAGTTGTCTCAGAATTCAAAAAGTAATCAATTGAGGGTGATACAAGGAGAAGCTGTTGGAGGTTCTTTATGGAAGTCAAATTCTGTTTCTAGATCTGCTACTGAATTGGGTCATGCTAAACCAACAATTGGAAATCCAGAAACGAATAAAGTTACCCTGAGTTTAAATGATGCTGCTCCAGTTGCTAACTCATATAGTGTGGGGGTAGCTGATGAAACCAATCCATTTTTTCATGACAGTCATAAAATTAATCAGTGGAAGAATAGCAATTCTTCTACAATTTACCAAGGGGGTAAAGATTTGGGAAGAACGCCGCACCAGGCTATTGAACAAAATCAGGGTTTGGACTCTTTTAGCTGCGAAAAGGAGGAGGTTCCAAGACGCGAGATGGAAAATTATGACATGAAGGAAAATTCTAATGATAGCCATCGCTCCAACTTGTCTGGGCACACTTGTGGTGGCTTCAGAGAGACTGGATCAGGTCCAAGTGATTCAAAATCTTTGCCCCCTGCGAATCAAAAGTCAACCAATCAGTTATTTAGGAAAGTTTCTGTTCCTCGTAAATTTCAGTATCATCCCATGGCGAATTCGGATGAGGATGCAGAACCTTCCTATCACCTGAAACAATCTACCAATTTACAGGCCATGTCGCAACCAAATTCCTATCTTGACCAGTCAAATTTTTTGCTTCAGTATCCAATAAATTCTAAAGTAAATGAAAAG GGGCAAGGGCAATCTTCCGAGCTTCAAAAACACAATAAAGTGACGAATGAAGAACCACCTCATGGTGGTTTACCTGGTTATGCACCAACTATGTCTGTTTCCTACACTCGACCCTTTGATTCATTCTCCCCAAACACAGTCTCTTCGTCAGG CCAAAACATGCTGGAGCTTCTTCCCAAGGTCGATCAATCTAGGGGTCATGATGACACGATGCACTTAAGTTCTGAGGGTAAGGTATCCCCTCAGTTACCTGATGCAGAAAAAGTTGATGGGACTGCTGGTttctttcagcaaaatcaatcTTCTGTTTATCAAGGTTTTGGTTTGCAACTTGGTCCTCCATCCCTTCAGCGGGGACAGATTCCTGACCACTCAGCTTCCCAAAAAGCTCAAAACACGGTTAGTTCAGTGCCTATTAGTCATGCTACAGCAGAAATGGGAGAGAGAGGCCAACGGATGGTCACTACATCTACAACTCAATCTTTGAATTTTCCTAATGGTGAATTCCAAGCTGAGTTTAAAAATAACAGACCTGCAGTACCTCCACGACATGCTGGGAGCAATGAGAGACTTCGAAACTTTCAAGAAGCATTTAGTTCAGGTCCTCCACATGTGAGTCAACTTCAAAATCAGCAAGTAATGAGGTCAAGTGGAAAAATCAATATGAATCAGGATGTCGACTCATCTTTCAGCAGCGATGTTTCAAACAATATTCAAAGAGGATCCATGGAGAAAGTTTTGCCAGATACTCCTGGAGATATTAAAAAAGCTAATGTTATGTCGTCGCGGGGTATGACCCAACAGGCTGGTCCTAATGATTCAGTACATGAACGAGGTCCAACTTCAACTGCATCAGGCAGGGATCCATTTCATGCTTCTCAGCATTTTAGTATGCAAGGTATATCTCATCAGGGAAGTCCCCTCAATGCATTACATAATTTAACGACCAATGTCTATACCAATCAACATTCTTTGGGCTCACAGTACCAGAAAGCATCGTCACAATTTCCAGACATAACCCAACCAAATACCGAGGGAACCAAGTTCTGCTCCCCTGTCTCAAGGCAGTATGAATGTTT CAAAGTGCGTGATCTGCCTTCTGACTTAAGATCAATATATGTGAATTCTTCTGGTATTGTTGATGGGGAAGAGCAAAGGTCGAAGGAAAGTGCTGGACAGTCATTGTCATCAGTCAGAGTTGACCCATCCAACAAGAATCATTCCGATGATTCTCCCGCTAATTTGTCTTCAGCACAGAAAAATATTGAAGCCTTTGGTCGATCCCTGAAACCTAATTCCTTCTctcatcaaaatcatgcatcacAGAACCAAATTAATGCCTTGAAGGATGCAGGGGCCGATCCCAGCTGTAGGGTCTCAAAGAGAATGAAAGGACCTGATGATTGCTTAGATGTCGATCGAGTAGCTTCGACAGCTGGGCAGCAAAATGATCACGGTCTTGTACTTGGAGATTCTTTGGGTTCAAGTACTGGAGTTCCTTCTGATGATTTAAGGATGCCGAGAGTCCTTTTATCAGCCGATGCCTTGAACATAAACCCTTCGCAGCAGGGAAACGTAGCCCCACAGGATATTTTGTCGCGTGGTGCAAATGTGTCTCATAGCAACTCTTCTACTGATTATACGACCTCAGTTAGAGCTGAATATCCTGAGGTTAGCCCACAGATGGCGCCATCCTGGTTCAATCAGTACGGTACTTTTAAAAATGGGCAAATGTTGCACAGTTATAATTCGCATAAATTGATCCCCTCAAAGTCAGGAGAACTTGGAAAGTCTCTGAGTGTAATGGATACCCTTGGCTCAGAGGACAAAGGTACTGATGCCCCCACAGATGCATGTCATGTTTATACCACCCATCAAACGTCTACCTCTACATTTGTAAACGTGCCTTTGTCGTCTGGTCGCTTATATGAACTGAATGCCACTGATCAAAATCTTGTGATATCGAGACCTAAGAAGCGTAAGACTGCTACTTCTCAGCTTCAACCTTGGCACAAAGAAATAGCAGATGGTTCACAAAATCTTTCGACTCTCAG TGTGGCAGAAACAGTGTGGAGTCAAGTGGCAAATCGTGTAAGGGAAAAG GTTGATGATGATCCTGAATTGATTGAAGATGGACCTCCTTTTCTTAGATCTAAAAGAAGGCTTATCTTGACAACTCAGCTAATGCAGCAGTTATTTTACCCTCCACCAGCAGGCATCCTGTCTGCTGATGCTAGTTTTAAATGTGTGAGTGTGGCTTATGCTGTCTCCAGAACCATGCTGGGAAATGTCTGCAGCGCGGTTTTTTGCTCAAGTGGTTTGGACTTACCCCGTGATGGCGTGGAACT ACTTTCCGCTAAGGGTAAATCATCGGACAGAAATGTTGATCAGTATTCTGGAAAAGTTATGGAATGTTTGATGGGAAGATTGGGGAAGCTGGAAAATGATTTCCTGAG ACTGGAGAAAAGTTCATCAATATTCGATGTGAGAATGGAATGCCAGGATTTGGAGAAATTTTCTGTCATCAACCGACTAGCTGAATTTCATGGTCGAGGGCAAACTGATGTATCTGATACAGCTCCTTCTCACAAACCTTTGCCACAAAGATATGTAGCCGCTATCCCCATGCCTAAAAGCCTCCCAGACAGGGTACAATGCCTATCACTGTAG